The sequence GCTGGCCGGACTCGGGGCGGAGGCGGGCGGGGAGCCCGGCCGGATCAGTCGTTGGTCGGGAAGCCCAGGTTGATGCCACCGTGCGAGGGGTCCAGCCAGCGCTGGGTGACCGCCTTGCCGCGGGTGAAGAACTGGACGCCGTCCTGGCCGTAGGCGTGGGCGTCGCCGAACAGCGAGGCCTTCCAGCCGCCGAAGGAGTAGTAGGCGACCGGGACCGGGATCGGCACGTTGATGCCGACCATGCCGACCTCGACCTCGTACTGGAAGCGCCGGGCCGCGCCGCCGTCGTTGGTGAAGATGGCGGTGCCGTTGCCGTACGGGTTCGCGTTGATGAGGGCCAGGCCCTCCTCGTAGGAGGCGACCCGGACCACGGACAGGACCGGGCCGAAGATCTCGTCGTTGTAGACGGACATGCCGGGCTTGACGTGGTCGAACAGGGTGGGGCCGAGCCAGAAGCCGTCCGCGGTCGGCGAACCGTTGCGGTCCTCGGCGGTGATCTCGTGCTTGCGGCCGTCGACGGCCAGCTCGGCGCCGTCGGCGAGGCCGGACTCCACGTAGGAGGTGACCTTGTCCCGGTGCTGGCCGGTGACCAGCGGGCCCATCTCGGACTCGCCGTTGCAGCCGGGGCCCACGGTGAGGGTGGCGACCCGCTGCTTGATCTTCTCGACCAGCTCGTCGCCGATCGGGTCGACCGCGACCAGGACGGAGACCGCCATGCAGCGCTCGCCGGCCGCGCCGAAGCCAGCGTTGACGGCGGCGTCGGCGCTCAGGTCGAGGTCGGCGTCCGGCAGGACCAGCATGTGGTTCTTGGCGCCGCCGAGGGCCTGGACGCGCTTGCCGTAGCGGGTGCCGGTCTCGTAGACGTAGCGGGCGATCGGGGTGGAGCCCACGAAGCTGACCGACTTGATGTCGGGGTGCTCCAGCAGCCGGTCGACCGCGACCTTGTCACCGTGCACGACGTTGAAGACGCCGTCCGGCAGGCCGGCCTCCTTCCACAGCTCGGCGAGGAAGTTCGCGGCGGACGGGTCCTTCTCGGACGGCTTGAGCACCACGGTGTTGCCGGCGGCGACGGCGATCGGGAAGAACCACATCGGCACCATGGCCGGGAAGTTGAACGGCGAGATGATCGCGACCGGACCGAGCGGCTGGCGGATCGAGTAGACATCGATGCCGGTGGACGCCTGCTCGGTGAAGCCGCCCTTGAGCAGCTGCGGGATGCCGCAGGCGTACTCGACGACCTCGAGACCGCGGGCGATCTCGCCGAGCGCGTCCGAGTGCACCTTGCCGTGCTCGGCGACGATGATCGACGCCAGCTCGTCCTTGCGGGCGTTGAGCAGCTCGCGAAAGGCGAAGAGCACCGTGGTGCGCTTGGCGATCGAGGCGGTGCGCCACTCGGTGAAGGCCGAGGCGGCGGCGGCCACCGCCTGGTCGACGTCCGCGACGTCCGCGAAGTCGACGTGACCCGTGACCTGGCCGGTGGCCGGGTCGAAGATGTCACCGCGACGGGGCGCGGCACCGGCGGTGGCGACCGGGCGGCCGCCGATCCAGTGGGTGATGTGCTTGCTCAAGGTCCGTCTGCCTCCGAAGTCCGGGCGGCCTTGCGCCACCGGTCCCTTGTGTGACGCCGCCCGCACGGGACGGGGCGGCGAGGTCACGGGGCTACCGCGCTCACTCCTCCAGTCTGCTGCGCGGTCGACGCCGCCTCAACGAACAGGCTGACGGGGATTGCGGATTCAGCCTTACAGGTCGTACTGCCGACCCGGTCCGAGGCCCTCGCCCACCTGGTCCTCCCGGGCTTCCACGTCCTCCAGGTACGGGTCGTGCAGGCCGTCCGCGGCCTCCTGGGTCTCCAGCAGGTCCAGCCTGAGGTCCTGGGCCCAGGCCAGCGCCCATCGCTTCAGCGCGTCGACCTCCCCGGCGGGCAGGCCGCGGGCCCGGAACCGCCCGTCGGCGGCCTCGGCCAGGGTCTCCAGCCGTTCGGCGAGCGCGGTGGGCTGGAACTCGGCGTCCAGCGCGGTGGCCAGCGCGAGCAGTTCGCCTTCCCGGTAGCAGGCGGTAAGGGCGTGCACGTCGATCAGGTCCCGGGGCAGGGCCCGGTCGACCAGCAGCGCGGTGGTGAGGGCGGCGGCGTCCTCCAGCGCGACCGTAGCCACGACGAGCGGAGTGCCGGGACCGGAGCCGCCGGGACCGGCACCGTCGGGATCAGGGCTCGCGGGGCCGGGGCCGCCGAGGTCGAGCTGGACCGGGCGGTGGGCCAGCGGTTCCTTGCGCAGTTCCACGGTGTGCGCCCGCCCGCCCAGGGTCAGCCCGACGGAGAGCTGTTCCAGCCGGGGCGTGCCCGGACGCTGGGCCACCACGCCGCCCGCCGTCCGGTAGGCGTGCGCCAGCTCGGCGGCGGCCCGGGGCAGGTCGGCGGTCCCGTCGGCGACCAGGGTGATCCCGTCCTGGTCGCAGGCCGCGACGCCGTGGGCGCGCAGGGCGTGCCCACCGGCGAGGGCGAGGCCGTGGCGCTCGCACACGGGCCTGGCCAGGTCGACGAGGCGCAGCTGGGCCGCGCCCGGGTGGAGGGCGGGGTCGACGGCGTCCGCGGCTGTGGTCACCCCTCCAGTCTGGCGCGCCGTCCCCTCCGGCGCGCCCGGCCCGGGGGCCGTAGGGCCGGCCGGGCCGGGCCGGTCACCAGTCGCCGAGCCCGGCCGCCGCCTCGTGCAGGGCGAGTTCCAGGAGCACGGGGTCGTTGAGCCGTCCGGACCCGTCGGGTGGGACGAGCCAGCGCACGCCCCGGCCCCGCCGCTCGGGGTGGGGGACGACGATCCAGGTGCCCTCCCCGGCGCACCGCACGCCGGTGCCGATCCAGCGGGCGGCGGTGCCGGCGGGCACCAGGAAGCCGATGTGCTCCTCGCCGAAGTCGGCCAGGACCGGTCCGCAGGAGCCGGTGCCGAGGAGTTCGACGACCGGGCGGCCGAGCCTGCCGGGTACCGAGAGGACGTCCCAGTACCGCCCGGCCGGGAGCAGGACCAGGCCGAGGCCGGAGCGTTCCCACTGGGCCCGGAAGGCCTGCGGGTCCGGCGCGGCCTGGGCCAGCCAGTCGAGTGCCGTGGTCTCCATGTGCTGTCCCCGCTCTGCGCGTCGGTGTGTTCGATGGCGCGGCGGGGCATGCGGAGACCCGCCGTCACCTTCGAGAGGCGAACGGCGGGTCTCCCTTACACGGGTCCGGCACACGAGTCCGGCACACGAGTCCGACACAAGGGTCCGGCACAAGGCCGCGGCCCGCGGCTCCGGCCGGGATCCGCACCGGACCGGACCCGCGTCCAGGTCAGCTGTCGAAGCCGAGCCCCAGCTTGTCGAGGGTGCGCAGCCACAGGTTGCGCTCCCCGCCGGTGCGGTCGGCGCGCTCCAGCGAGCGGGTGGTGATCCCGATGCCGGCCCAGCGGACCGGCTCGGGCGGGAAGGGCAGCGGCTTGCGCCGCACCATCTCCAGTTCGGTGCGCTCGGTGCGCTCGCCGGAGAGCAGGTCGAGCATGACCTCGGCGCCGAACCGGGTGGCACCGACGCCGAGGCCGGTGTAGCCGGCGGCGTAGGCGACCCGGCCCCGGTAGGCGGTGTCGAAGAACGCGGAGAACCTGCTGCAGGTGTCGATCGCGCCGCCCCACGCGTTGGTGAAGCGGACGCCCTCCAGCTGCGGGAAGCAGGTGAAGAAGTTCCGGGCGAGGGTGCGGAAGGTCTCCGGCCGCTGGTCGTACTCGTGCCGGACGTGCCCGCCGAAGTGGTAGACGGCGTCGTACCCGCCCCAGAGGATCCGGTTGTCCGCGGAGAGCCGGAAGTAGTGGAACTTGTTGGCGCTGTCGCTGAGGCCCTGCCGGCCCTTCCAGCCGATCGCGGCCAGCTGCTCGTCGGTGAGCGGCTCGGTCATCAGCGCGTAGTCGTACACCGGGACGATGAACGGACGGACGCGCTTGACCAGGGAGGGGAAGGCGTTGGTGCCGAGCGCGACCTTGCCGGCGAAGATCCGGCCGTAAGGGGTGCGGACGGCCATGCCGGCGCCGTGCTCGCGCAGGGCTTCGGCCGGGGTGTGCTCGAAGATCCGCACGCCCAGGCCGAGGCAGGCCTGCTTGAGGCCCCAGGCGAGCTTGGCGGGGTGGACCATGGCCACGCCCTCCTTGTCCCAGATCCCCCCGAGGAAGGTCGGCGAGTCGACCTGGGCGCGCAGCTCGTCGCGGTCGAGCACGGTGACGTCGAGGCCGTACTGGGCGACGGCCTCGGCGACCTCGTGCAGCTCGTCGAGCTGGTGCGGCTGGGTGGCGATGTCGATCTCGCCGGTGCGCTCCCACTCGGCGTCGATGCCGTAGCGGGTGAGGGTGGCCTCGATGCCGTCGAGGTTGTCGGCGCCGAGGCGCTCCAGCCGGCCGAGCTCGGCGGGCCAGCGCTGCAGGCCGTTGCCGAAGCCGTGGGTCAGGCTGGCCGCGCAGAATCCGCCGTTGCGCCCGGACGCGGCCCAGCCCACTTCCTGCCCCTCGACCAGGACGACGTCCAGGGAGGGGTCGCGCTCCTTGGCGACGAGGGCGGTCCAGAGGCCGGAGTAGCCGCCGCCGACGACCAGGAGGTCGCAGTGGGCGTCGCCGACCAGGGCGGGCTGCGCCGTCGGCCGTCCCGGGTCCTCGAGCCAGAAGGGGGTGGGCCTGGCGTCACTGAGCGCGCGGGCGGAGTCCATGCATTATCAGCCACTTTCTGCACATCGATGGTGATGATCGGCCGCCGTCCCGACGGTACGCCGGGACGGCGGCCGGGGTGGTCAGGCGGTCGCCTTCCGGCGGTTCCCGAGCCACTGTCCGCCCACGGTGAGACCGACGGCGGCGATGAACATCGCGGTGCCGATGACGTTCACCTGCACCGGGATGCCGCGCTGCGAGGCGCCCCAGACGAACATCGGGAAGGTGACCGTGGTCGGGCCCGAGTTGAACTGGGTGATGATGAAGTCGTCGAAGGAGAGCGCGAAGCTGAGCAGCGCGCCGGCCGCGATGCCCGGGGCGGCGAGGGGCAGGGTGACCCGCAGGAAGGTCTGCACCGGGGTGGCGTAGAGGTCCTGGGCGGCCTGTTCGAGCCGCGGGTCCATGCTCATCACGCGTGCCTTGACCGCCGTCACCACGAAGCTCAGGCAGAACATGATGTGCGCGATGAGGATGGTGGTGAAGCCGAACGGGATGCGCATGTTGAGGAAGAGCGTGCCGAGCGAGGCGGCCATCACCACCTCGGGCATCGCCATCGGCAGGAAGATCATCGCGGTGGTGGCGGAGCGGCCGCGGAAGCGGTAGCGGGCCAGCGCGAAGGCGACCATGGTGCCGAGCACGGTGGCGCCGACGGTGGCGAGCACCGCGACCTGGAGGCTCAGCGAGAGCGACTGGCACATGTCGGCGACGCCGCAGGGGTCGGTCCAGGCGTCGGTGGAGAACTCGTTCCACTCGTAGTTGAACTTGCCGACCGGCTTGTTGAACGAGAAGGCGAGGACCACCAGGTTGGGCAGCACCAGGTAGGCGAGGGCCAGCAGGCCCGCCAGCACCACCAGGTGCGCCCGGATCCATGTGAAGAGTCGGGACATCAGACCAGTTCCTCCGTCCCGGCCTTGCGCATGTAGACCGTCACCATGCCCAGGATCAGGGCCATCAGGATGAAGCTGAGCGCGGCGGCCGTGGGGTAGTCGAGCACGTTCAGGAACTGCTTCTGGATGCCGTTGCCGACCATCTGCTCGCTCGGCGAGCCCAGCAGCTGGGCGTTGATGTAGTCGCCGGAGGCCGGGATGAAGGTGAGCAGGGTGCCCGCGACCACACCGGGGAGCGAGATCGGGAAGGTGACCTTGCGGAAGGTGGTGAACGGGCGGGCGTAGAGGTCCCCGGCAGCCTCGTGCAGGCGCGGGTCGATCCGCTCCAGCGAGGTGTACAGCGGCAGGATCATGAACGGCAGGAAGTTGTAGGTGAGACCGCAGACCACGGCGAGCGGGGTGGCCAGCACGCGGTCGCCGGAGGTGAGGCCGATCGCGCTCGTGACGTCCAGGACGTGCAGGGTGTTGAGCACCCCGACCACGGGGCCGCCGTCCGAGAGGATCGTCTTCCAGGCCAGCGTGCGGATCAGGAAGCTGGTGAAGAACGGCGCGATGACCAGGATCAGCAGCACGCTGCGCCAGCGCTTGCTCGCCTTGAAGGCGATCGTGTAGGCGAGCGGGTAGCCGATGGCGAGGCAGAGCAGGGTGGCCGTGGCGGCGTAGCCGAACGAGCGGACGAAGTGCCACTTGTACTCGGCCAGGGCGTCCCAGTACGTGGCGAGGTGCCAGGTGACGCGGAAGCCGTCCTCGAGCGAGCCGGTCTGCAGCGAGGTGGAGCCCTGGTAGAGCATCGGCACCGCGAAGAAGACGACCAGCCAGGCGACGCCGGGCAGCAGCAGCCAGTAAGGCGTGAGCTTGCGCCGGGGCTTCGGTGCGGAGCCGGTGGCCGGGCCGCTGTCGGGGGGTATCGCCTGTGGCGGGGCGGCTTCGGTGGTGGTGGTCATGCCGCCGCCTCCCCGGTGCCCGCGTCGATCGCCTGCGCGGCGTCGAGGGCGAAGGAGTGGGCCGGGTTCCAGTGCAGGACGACCGGGGCACCGGGGACGACCCGGGCGTCGCGCTCCATGTTCTGCTCGAAGACGGTGACCTCCTGGCCGCCGTCGGTGCGCACCAGGTACTGGGTGGAGACACCGATGAAGCTGGAGTCGACGACGGTGCCGGCCAGCCGGTTGCGGCCCTCGGCGACCTCGGCGGAGCCGTGCTCGATGGTGATCTTCTCCGGGCGGACGCCGAGGTGGACCCGCTTGGCCTCGGTGGCGCAGCGGGCCCGGGGCACGGTGAGCCGGGCGCCGCCGGCGGTGAGCAGCAGGTCCTCGCCGGCGCCGCCGGTGACGTCGGCGGGCAGCAGGTTGGACTGGCCGAGGAAGTTGGCCACGAAGGTGGTGGCGGGGTTCTCGTAGAGGTCGGCGGGCGCGCCGAGCTGCTCGACCCGGCCGCCGTTCATCACCGCGATGGTGTCGGCCATGGTCATGGCCTCCTCCTGGTCGTGGGTGACGTGCACGAAGGTGATGCCGACCTCGGTCTGGATCCGCTTGAGCTCCAGCTGCATCTGGCGGCGGAGCTTGAGGTCGAGGGCGCCGAGCGGCTCGTCGAGGAGCAGCACCTGGGGGTGGTTGATGAGCGCGCGGGCGACGGCGACGCGCTGCTGCTGGCCGCCGGAGAGCTGGTGCGGCTTGCGCCGGGCGTACTGGCCGAGCTCGACGAGTTCGAGCATGTCCTCGACCTGCTTCTTGACGTCCTTGCGGCCGCGCCGGCGCAGACCGAAGGCGACGTTCTCGAATATGTCGAGGTGCGGGAAGAGCGCGTAGCTCTGGAAGACGGTGTTCACCGGCCGCTTGTACGGGGGCAGGGCGGTGACGTCCTGGCCGCCGATCAGGACGGTGCCGCTGGTCGGCTCCTCCAGGCCGGCGATCATCCGCAGGGTGGTGGTCTTGCCGCAGCCGGACGCGCCGAGCAGGGCGAAGAAGGAGCCCTGGGGGACGGTCAGGTCCAGCGGGTGCACGGCGGTGAAGGAGCCGTAGGTCTTGCCGATGCCGGTGAGCCGGACGTCGCCGCCGACGGCCGCGGGGCTCTGCTGCTCTGTCATGGATGGTGTCTCTCTGGGTTCGCTGCCGTCAGTGGGGGTCAGGCGCCGATGAGCTTGGAGAACTTCTCCTCGAAGTCGCTCTCCTCGGTCTCGGTGAGGGTCCGGAAGACGTGCGCCCTGGCCGCCATCTCGGGAGTGGGGACGACCAGCGGGTTGGCCGCGCTGTCGGGGGCGATCGCGGCCAGCTCCTCCTTCATCCCGGTGACGGCGGAGACGTAGCCGATGCCTGCGGTCAGCTGCGCCGCGATCTTCGGCCGGTAGTAGAAGTCGATCAGCTTCTCGGCGTTCGTCTTGTGCTGGGCCCTGGCCGGCACCAGCAGGTTGTCGGTGCTGGTCACGAAGCCCTTCTCGGGGACGACGAACTCGATGTCAGGGTTGTCGGCCCGCAGCTGGATCAGGTCGCCGCCCCAGGCGACGCAGGCAGCGATGTCCCCGGAGGAGAGCTCCTGGCCGTAGTCGTTGCCGGTGAAGCGGCGGATCTGCTTGTTGTCGACCGCCTTCTGCAGCCGGGCGACCGCGGCGGCGTAGTCGTCGGCGGTGAAGTTCGCCGGGTCCTTGCCCATGTCGAGGAGGGTGATGCCGATGCTGTCGCGCATCTCGGAGAGGAAGGTCACCCGGCCCTTGAGGTCGGGGTCCTCCAGCAGCTGGGCGACGCTGCTGACCTCCTTCCCCTTGGTGGCCTTGCGGTTGTAGGCGATGACGACCTGGATGCCGGCCCACGGGTAGCTGTACAGGCGGCCCGGGTCCCAGTCGGGGGCCCGGAAGCGGGACTCGACGTTGGTGATGGCGGTGGTGACGTTGGCCGGGTCGAGCTTCTGCGCCCAGCCGAGGCGGATCATCCGGGCGGCCATCCAGTCGGTCAGCACCATCAGGTCGCGGCCGGTGTCCTGGCCCGCGGCGAGCTGCGGCTTGACCTTGCCGAAGAACTCGACGTTGTCGTTGACGTCCTCGGTGTACTTGACCTTGATGCCGGTGGCGGCGGTGAAGGCCTCCAGGGTGCCGTGCTTCTCCTTGTCGTTCTCGTCGGTGTCGACGTAGAGCGGCCAGTTGGAGAAGTTCACCTCCTTCTCGCTGTCCGAGAGGTCCTTGGCGGCGTTCGCGGTGGAGTCGCCCGTGCCGCCGGTGTTCCCGGCGGGCGGGATGCCGCAGGCCGCGAGGCCGGCCGCACCGGCGGTCAGGGCGGCGGCGCGCAGCACCGCGCGGCGGCCGAGAGCGGCCCGGCCACTGCTCAGACTGCGTTCCCAGGCCTTGCGGACCGGTTCCGACAGTCCGTCGGTGAGCTCGTTGAACGCCATGGGACGGGCCTCCTGGGGGCGAAGAGGGGTGTGGGGGGCACCCCGGTCCGGGTTATCTGTCTCCGAAGACGGTGCGGTGCCAGTCCTTGCGGGCGACCGCGGTGGTGTCGAACATGACGTGCTTGACCTGGGTGTACTCGTCCAGCGAGTACTGCGACATGTCCTTGCCGTAGCCGGAGGACTTGTAGCCGCCGTGCGGCATCTCGCTGATGATCGGGATGTGGTCGTTGACCCAGACGCAGCCGGCCGCCAGCTCGCGGGTGGCCCGCAGCGAGCGGTGGACGTTGCCCGTCCAGGCGGAGGCGGCCAGGCCGTAGGGGGTGTCGTTGGCCAGCCGCAGTCCCTCGTCGTCGCTGTCGAAGGGCAGGACCACCAGCACCGGGCCGAAGATCTCGCCCTGGACGACCTCGCTGTCCTGGGCGGCGCCGGTGATCAGGGTGGGGCGGTAGTAGGCGCCGCGGGTGAGGTCGGTGCCGTCGTGGCCCGTCGCGGGGGCCGCGCCTCCGGTGACCACCGTCGCGTAGCCGCGGGCGCGCTCGACGAAGCCGGCCACCCGGTCGCGGTGGGTGAAGGAGACCAGCGGGCCGAGGTCGGTGCGCGGGTCCAGCGGGTCGCCCAGCCGGATCCCCTCGTACAGCTCGGCCACGCCGGCCACGAAGGCGTCGTAGAGCGGGCGCTGGACGTAGGCGCGGGTGGCGGCGGTGCAGTCCTGGCCGCTGTTGATCAGGGAGGCGGCGACGGCGCCGTGCACGGCGGCGTCGAGGTCGGCGTCGTCGAAGACCACGAA comes from Streptomyces sp. TLI_053 and encodes:
- a CDS encoding bifunctional DNA primase/polymerase — translated: METTALDWLAQAAPDPQAFRAQWERSGLGLVLLPAGRYWDVLSVPGRLGRPVVELLGTGSCGPVLADFGEEHIGFLVPAGTAARWIGTGVRCAGEGTWIVVPHPERRGRGVRWLVPPDGSGRLNDPVLLELALHEAAAGLGDW
- a CDS encoding ABC transporter ATP-binding protein, encoding MTEQQSPAAVGGDVRLTGIGKTYGSFTAVHPLDLTVPQGSFFALLGASGCGKTTTLRMIAGLEEPTSGTVLIGGQDVTALPPYKRPVNTVFQSYALFPHLDIFENVAFGLRRRGRKDVKKQVEDMLELVELGQYARRKPHQLSGGQQQRVAVARALINHPQVLLLDEPLGALDLKLRRQMQLELKRIQTEVGITFVHVTHDQEEAMTMADTIAVMNGGRVEQLGAPADLYENPATTFVANFLGQSNLLPADVTGGAGEDLLLTAGGARLTVPRARCATEAKRVHLGVRPEKITIEHGSAEVAEGRNRLAGTVVDSSFIGVSTQYLVRTDGGQEVTVFEQNMERDARVVPGAPVVLHWNPAHSFALDAAQAIDAGTGEAAA
- a CDS encoding nucleotidyl transferase AbiEii/AbiGii toxin family protein; protein product: MTTAADAVDPALHPGAAQLRLVDLARPVCERHGLALAGGHALRAHGVAACDQDGITLVADGTADLPRAAAELAHAYRTAGGVVAQRPGTPRLEQLSVGLTLGGRAHTVELRKEPLAHRPVQLDLGGPGPASPDPDGAGPGGSGPGTPLVVATVALEDAAALTTALLVDRALPRDLIDVHALTACYREGELLALATALDAEFQPTALAERLETLAEAADGRFRARGLPAGEVDALKRWALAWAQDLRLDLLETQEAADGLHDPYLEDVEAREDQVGEGLGPGRQYDL
- a CDS encoding spermidine/putrescine ABC transporter substrate-binding protein: MAFNELTDGLSEPVRKAWERSLSSGRAALGRRAVLRAAALTAGAAGLAACGIPPAGNTGGTGDSTANAAKDLSDSEKEVNFSNWPLYVDTDENDKEKHGTLEAFTAATGIKVKYTEDVNDNVEFFGKVKPQLAAGQDTGRDLMVLTDWMAARMIRLGWAQKLDPANVTTAITNVESRFRAPDWDPGRLYSYPWAGIQVVIAYNRKATKGKEVSSVAQLLEDPDLKGRVTFLSEMRDSIGITLLDMGKDPANFTADDYAAAVARLQKAVDNKQIRRFTGNDYGQELSSGDIAACVAWGGDLIQLRADNPDIEFVVPEKGFVTSTDNLLVPARAQHKTNAEKLIDFYYRPKIAAQLTAGIGYVSAVTGMKEELAAIAPDSAANPLVVPTPEMAARAHVFRTLTETEESDFEEKFSKLIGA
- a CDS encoding FAD-dependent oxidoreductase, which gives rise to MDSARALSDARPTPFWLEDPGRPTAQPALVGDAHCDLLVVGGGYSGLWTALVAKERDPSLDVVLVEGQEVGWAASGRNGGFCAASLTHGFGNGLQRWPAELGRLERLGADNLDGIEATLTRYGIDAEWERTGEIDIATQPHQLDELHEVAEAVAQYGLDVTVLDRDELRAQVDSPTFLGGIWDKEGVAMVHPAKLAWGLKQACLGLGVRIFEHTPAEALREHGAGMAVRTPYGRIFAGKVALGTNAFPSLVKRVRPFIVPVYDYALMTEPLTDEQLAAIGWKGRQGLSDSANKFHYFRLSADNRILWGGYDAVYHFGGHVRHEYDQRPETFRTLARNFFTCFPQLEGVRFTNAWGGAIDTCSRFSAFFDTAYRGRVAYAAGYTGLGVGATRFGAEVMLDLLSGERTERTELEMVRRKPLPFPPEPVRWAGIGITTRSLERADRTGGERNLWLRTLDKLGLGFDS
- a CDS encoding ABC transporter permease, with the protein product MSRLFTWIRAHLVVLAGLLALAYLVLPNLVVLAFSFNKPVGKFNYEWNEFSTDAWTDPCGVADMCQSLSLSLQVAVLATVGATVLGTMVAFALARYRFRGRSATTAMIFLPMAMPEVVMAASLGTLFLNMRIPFGFTTILIAHIMFCLSFVVTAVKARVMSMDPRLEQAAQDLYATPVQTFLRVTLPLAAPGIAAGALLSFALSFDDFIITQFNSGPTTVTFPMFVWGASQRGIPVQVNVIGTAMFIAAVGLTVGGQWLGNRRKATA
- a CDS encoding ABC transporter permease, giving the protein MTTTTEAAPPQAIPPDSGPATGSAPKPRRKLTPYWLLLPGVAWLVVFFAVPMLYQGSTSLQTGSLEDGFRVTWHLATYWDALAEYKWHFVRSFGYAATATLLCLAIGYPLAYTIAFKASKRWRSVLLILVIAPFFTSFLIRTLAWKTILSDGGPVVGVLNTLHVLDVTSAIGLTSGDRVLATPLAVVCGLTYNFLPFMILPLYTSLERIDPRLHEAAGDLYARPFTTFRKVTFPISLPGVVAGTLLTFIPASGDYINAQLLGSPSEQMVGNGIQKQFLNVLDYPTAAALSFILMALILGMVTVYMRKAGTEELV
- a CDS encoding CoA-acylating methylmalonate-semialdehyde dehydrogenase, with translation MSKHITHWIGGRPVATAGAAPRRGDIFDPATGQVTGHVDFADVADVDQAVAAAASAFTEWRTASIAKRTTVLFAFRELLNARKDELASIIVAEHGKVHSDALGEIARGLEVVEYACGIPQLLKGGFTEQASTGIDVYSIRQPLGPVAIISPFNFPAMVPMWFFPIAVAAGNTVVLKPSEKDPSAANFLAELWKEAGLPDGVFNVVHGDKVAVDRLLEHPDIKSVSFVGSTPIARYVYETGTRYGKRVQALGGAKNHMLVLPDADLDLSADAAVNAGFGAAGERCMAVSVLVAVDPIGDELVEKIKQRVATLTVGPGCNGESEMGPLVTGQHRDKVTSYVESGLADGAELAVDGRKHEITAEDRNGSPTADGFWLGPTLFDHVKPGMSVYNDEIFGPVLSVVRVASYEEGLALINANPYGNGTAIFTNDGGAARRFQYEVEVGMVGINVPIPVPVAYYSFGGWKASLFGDAHAYGQDGVQFFTRGKAVTQRWLDPSHGGINLGFPTND